Within Desulfobacter sp., the genomic segment CCTACCAGGAACCCCTGGTGGTCATGGTGACCATCCCCTTTGCCTTCATCGGGGTGATCTGGGGACACCTCATCATGGGACTGGAACTGGCCATGCCCAGCATCATGGGCTTTATCTCCCTGGCCGGCATCGTGGTCAACGATTCCATCCTTTTGGTGACCTTTGTCAAACAGCATACCGCCATGGGTGAATCCGTGGCCCAGGCCGGGAAAAATGCCTCCAGGGAACGGTTCCGGGCGGTGATGCTTACATCGCTCACCACCATCGCTGGCCTGTTGCCCCTGCTGTCGGAGCGGTCCCTCCAGGCCCAGGTCCTCATTCCCCTGGCCTGTTCCATTGTTTTCGGCCTGCTGGTCTCCACCGTACTGGTGCTGGTGGTGGTACCCTGCCTCTACGCCATCCTGGGGGATTTCAACCTGGTGCGGATTTCGCCTTCCGAAGGGGTAAATGCTGAATAACCGGAGAAAGAGGGGCAGGCAGCCGGTTTATGCCTGCCCCAGGTCCATGACCTGATCCGCGTCAAGGCCGGGGGCCTCTCCATGGGAGAGCACCACTATGGTGGCGCTCCCCTTTAGCCGGTTCACCGCAGCTATCACTGCGGCTTTTGCCTGATCATCCAGGTTGGACCAGGGCTCATCCAGCACCATGACCGGGGGCTGTTTCAGCAACACCCTGGCCAGACAGATCCGCTGTTTTTCCCCGCCGCTGATTCCCCGGCCCCTCGGGTCCATGACCTGGTCAAGCCCGGCGGGCTGCTGGCCCAGGAATAGGGCCAGTCCCGCTTTTTCCAATGCCGCCTTAAGCTCGTGGTCGGCAGCATCGGGTTTGGCCACCAGCAGGTTTTCCTTCAGCGTGTCATTGAAGATATGGTGGAACTGGGGCATCACCCCGATGCTGCGTCGGAGTTCGGCACGGCTGAACATGGAAATGTCCCGGCCGCCCAGGAGGAGGCTCCCCTGGGGAACCGGATAGAACCTGAGCAGCAGGTTAACCAGGGTGGACTTGCCGCAGCCGCTGGGGCCGCGGAGTACGGTGATCCCCCTTTCGGGGATGGCCAGGTTCATACCGCTGAAAAGCGCCCGTCCCCCCGGATATGAGAAGGACAATTCCCTGAATTCTATGGACACGGGTGTTTCAAGCCTGAACGGTGCGGCCTTTTCCTCGTCTTTTTCCCGGCCGGCGGAAAAGAAATCCGCCAGATGCCGGATGCCAGTCAATTCATTCTGGATATTGGCCAAGGCGTTGACCAAATTGGATATGGCGGCCTGGAGCAGGGTGGCGTAGAAAAAAAACAAGAGGAAATTTTCCGTATCCATTTTTTCTCTGGAAATCATATGGTAGGCCAAGGCGATGAGGGCCAGTCCCCCGGCCTTTGCGGCCAGGTCGATACCCGGGGAGAAGACCGCCGACACGGTTCCCGCTTTCATGGAGACCGCCCTGAGTTCCTCGGTTAAGCGCCTGAAGCGCCGGTGCCGCTCCTTTTCCGTGGCAAATATTTTTAATACCTCCAGGCCCTGGACGGTTTCGTCAAATGCCCGGTTGATGCGCTGCCACCCCCTGCGCTGACGCCGGGCAAATACGGCCAGCGCCTTATTGAGCCGGAGGATGAGCAGCGCAGTGCCCAGGGCAATGGAAACGGCGGAGAGGGTCAGCAGGGCGGGGCAGGTATAGATCAGAATCCCTGTCACTGCCGCCACGGTGATCACTTCCCTGACGGTGGAAGGGAAGAAATCGGCCATGAATCGCTGGGCCAGCCCGATGTCATTGTTAAACCGGGTGAAAAATCCGCCCCCGGATTCCTTCTGATAAAACTGGAGGGGAAGACGGCTGACCGTGGTGAAAAAATCGACCTGGAGCTGTTTGAGCAGACTGGCGGAAAAGAGGCAGCCGGCATATCCGCCCAGGGCCTGGAGAAGGGCGACACCGGCATAGAGACCCATGAGGATGAGGAAAA encodes:
- a CDS encoding ABC transporter ATP-binding protein: MKKWLFSILGRYWARITWIVCLQAATALMVSIQPRYFQQIVALAVDSRGRELAEKGLPIFLILMGLYAGVALLQALGGYAGCLFSASLLKQLQVDFFTTVSRLPLQFYQKESGGGFFTRFNNDIGLAQRFMADFFPSTVREVITVAAVTGILIYTCPALLTLSAVSIALGTALLILRLNKALAVFARRQRRGWQRINRAFDETVQGLEVLKIFATEKERHRRFRRLTEELRAVSMKAGTVSAVFSPGIDLAAKAGGLALIALAYHMISREKMDTENFLLFFFYATLLQAAISNLVNALANIQNELTGIRHLADFFSAGREKDEEKAAPFRLETPVSIEFRELSFSYPGGRALFSGMNLAIPERGITVLRGPSGCGKSTLVNLLLRFYPVPQGSLLLGGRDISMFSRAELRRSIGVMPQFHHIFNDTLKENLLVAKPDAADHELKAALEKAGLALFLGQQPAGLDQVMDPRGRGISGGEKQRICLARVLLKQPPVMVLDEPWSNLDDQAKAAVIAAVNRLKGSATIVVLSHGEAPGLDADQVMDLGQA